The proteins below are encoded in one region of Cellvibrio zantedeschiae:
- a CDS encoding serine/threonine protein kinase, with amino-acid sequence MSNKFEHEAPPVAHTPQSHPYEKLSPDLVMDAVEENGYFTDARILALNSYENRVYQIGIEGGSPLIAKFYRPERWTREQILEEHSFTQALQELEISVVAPLINEAGNTLLHYKGFDFALFRRQGGHAPNLDDFDSLLMIGRCLGRIHAMGQAQPFQYRPSITVQNFARDSYEFLLNNNFIPANQLENYKRVGADIIIQCDALFDRINYNPIRLHGDCHPGNVLWRDGLPHFVDFDDARTGPAVQDLWMLLTGERDNQRLQLSEMLEGYQEFCDFDLAELQLIEALRSLRIMHYSAWLARRWSDPAFPRYFPWFNTEHYWSQHILELREQLAALQEPPLAIF; translated from the coding sequence ATGAGTAACAAATTCGAGCACGAAGCGCCGCCTGTAGCGCACACACCTCAATCTCATCCCTATGAAAAACTAAGCCCTGACTTGGTAATGGATGCAGTTGAGGAAAATGGCTATTTCACCGATGCGCGCATACTTGCACTCAATTCCTACGAAAATCGCGTCTACCAAATTGGCATTGAAGGTGGCAGCCCTTTGATTGCAAAATTTTATCGCCCGGAGCGTTGGACACGTGAACAAATTTTAGAGGAACACAGTTTCACTCAAGCATTGCAGGAATTAGAAATTTCGGTGGTCGCGCCCTTAATTAACGAAGCGGGCAACACGCTGCTCCACTATAAAGGTTTTGATTTTGCGCTCTTTCGTCGCCAGGGCGGTCATGCCCCGAACCTTGATGATTTTGATTCACTGTTAATGATTGGGCGCTGCCTTGGACGTATTCACGCCATGGGGCAAGCGCAACCGTTTCAATATCGCCCATCAATAACAGTACAAAATTTTGCACGTGATTCTTACGAATTTTTACTCAACAACAATTTTATTCCTGCCAATCAATTAGAAAATTACAAACGCGTTGGTGCCGACATTATTATTCAATGTGACGCACTCTTTGATCGCATTAACTATAACCCCATTCGCTTGCACGGCGATTGTCATCCCGGCAATGTATTGTGGCGTGATGGATTACCGCATTTTGTGGATTTTGACGATGCACGCACCGGCCCCGCGGTTCAAGATCTTTGGATGCTACTCACGGGCGAGCGCGATAATCAGCGATTGCAATTGAGTGAAATGTTGGAGGGCTACCAGGAGTTTTGCGATTTTGATTTGGCAGAGCTGCAACTAATCGAAGCGCTGCGCAGTTTGCGCATAATGCACTACAGCGCGTGGCTTGCGCGCCGCTGGAGTGACCCAGCATTTCCACGCTATTTCCCATGGTTTAATACTGAGCACTATTGGTCACAACATATTTTGGAACTGCGCGAGCAACTGGCAGCACTGCAAGAGCCACCATTGGCAATATTTTAA
- a CDS encoding tetratricopeptide repeat protein: MKFNKPLLAFISLLAFLSSCSSNPEKSADTKSAEKPALTETVKAEGDADKGAPAPAKVAISSAVLPVGPATPNPYLQNPQKFSEQVEINFHDAVASIQQKNWDHAEAVLKQLAEKNPKLSGVYLNLGIVYRNKGDSEKAAAEFNRAINANMKNVDAYNQLAVLKREAGDFAAAESLYQKALTIWPFYPEGHKNLAILYDLYLGKPELALPHYQAYQQLLPAPDKQVDSWVADLQRRLNGGKAPEKAEVK; this comes from the coding sequence ATGAAATTCAATAAACCATTGCTTGCTTTTATTTCGCTGCTTGCATTTTTGAGCAGCTGTAGCTCTAACCCTGAAAAATCAGCTGATACTAAATCTGCAGAAAAACCAGCCTTAACGGAAACTGTTAAAGCTGAAGGCGATGCAGATAAGGGCGCGCCTGCTCCAGCAAAAGTGGCAATTTCGTCTGCTGTATTACCTGTGGGTCCGGCAACGCCAAATCCTTATTTGCAGAACCCACAAAAGTTTAGCGAGCAAGTAGAGATAAATTTCCATGATGCAGTCGCGTCCATACAACAAAAAAATTGGGATCACGCTGAGGCTGTATTAAAGCAGCTGGCCGAGAAAAATCCCAAACTGTCCGGCGTATATTTAAATCTGGGGATTGTGTATCGCAATAAAGGCGATTCCGAAAAAGCTGCAGCGGAATTTAATCGCGCAATTAACGCGAATATGAAAAATGTGGATGCCTACAATCAATTGGCGGTATTGAAGCGTGAGGCTGGCGATTTCGCAGCTGCTGAAAGTCTCTACCAAAAGGCGCTGACAATTTGGCCTTTTTATCCTGAAGGCCATAAAAATCTTGCGATTTTATATGATCTTTATTTAGGTAAACCCGAGCTGGCATTGCCACATTATCAAGCCTACCAACAATTACTTCCTGCACCTGATAAACAGGTTGATAGTTGGGTGGCAGATTTACAGCGTCGTTTGAATGGCGGCAAAGCGCCTGAAAAGGCGGAGGTAAAATAA
- a CDS encoding arginine/lysine/ornithine decarboxylase: MKFRFPIVIIDEDFRSENTSGLGIRALADAMEKEGMEVLGVTSYGDLSQFAQQQSRASAFILSIDDEEFGEGSQEETDQALKSLRAFVEEIRYKNADIPIYLYGETRTSRHIPNDILRELHGFIHMFEDTPEFVARHIIREAKSYLDGLAPPFFRALVHYANDGSYSWHCPGHSGGVAFLKSPIGQMFHQFFGENMLRADVCNAVEELGQLLDHTGPIAASERNAARIFNADHCYFVTNGTSTSNKMVWHSTVAPGDIVVVDRNCHKSILHSIIMCGAIPVFLMPTRNHLGIIGPIPLEEFTPESIARKIEANPFARAAANKKPRILTITQSTYDGVLYNVETLKNMLDGKIDTLHFDEAWLPHATFHDFYKNMHAIGKDRPRAKESMIFSTQSTHKLLAGLSQASQVLVRESEKVKLDQDAFNEAYLMHTSTSPQYSIIASCDIAAAMMEAPGGHSLVEESIFEALDFRRAMKKVDTEWGQDWWFQVWGPEEFAEEGIGEREDWVLRSEDNWHGFGKLAPGFNMLDPIKATIVNPGLSVNGDFSETGIPASIVTKYLAENGVIIEKCGLYSFFIMFTIGITKGRWNTLVAALQQFKDDYDKNQPMWRIMPEFAQANPRYEQMGLRDLCQQIHDFYKAYDVARLTTEMYLSDMQPAMKPSDAFAKMAHREIERVPIDELEGRITSILLTPYPPGIPLLIPGERFNKTIVDYLRFARDFNEKFPGFETDVHGLVKREVDGKRGYFVDCVKQ; this comes from the coding sequence ATGAAGTTTCGCTTTCCTATTGTCATCATCGACGAAGATTTCCGCTCCGAAAACACCTCTGGCCTTGGCATCCGCGCGCTTGCGGATGCCATGGAGAAAGAAGGTATGGAGGTGCTGGGCGTAACCAGCTACGGCGATTTATCGCAGTTTGCGCAGCAGCAATCGCGCGCCTCGGCGTTTATTTTGTCGATTGACGATGAAGAGTTTGGCGAGGGTTCTCAAGAGGAAACCGATCAGGCGTTGAAATCCCTGCGCGCCTTTGTGGAAGAGATTCGTTACAAAAACGCGGATATCCCCATTTATCTTTACGGCGAAACCCGCACATCGCGCCATATCCCCAACGATATCCTGCGTGAGCTGCACGGCTTCATTCACATGTTTGAAGATACTCCCGAGTTCGTAGCGCGCCATATTATTCGTGAAGCAAAGTCTTATCTTGATGGCCTTGCACCACCATTTTTCCGCGCGCTCGTTCACTACGCTAATGACGGTTCCTATTCATGGCACTGCCCTGGTCACTCTGGCGGCGTGGCCTTTTTGAAATCACCTATCGGACAAATGTTCCACCAATTCTTTGGTGAAAACATGCTGCGTGCCGACGTGTGTAACGCGGTAGAAGAACTTGGCCAGTTACTCGACCATACTGGCCCTATCGCTGCGTCTGAGCGCAATGCCGCGCGCATTTTTAACGCTGACCACTGCTATTTCGTGACCAACGGTACGTCTACCTCCAACAAGATGGTGTGGCACTCAACCGTAGCACCGGGCGATATTGTTGTGGTTGACCGTAACTGCCATAAATCAATTCTGCATTCGATTATTATGTGTGGCGCGATCCCGGTATTCCTGATGCCGACGCGTAACCACCTCGGTATTATCGGCCCTATTCCGCTGGAAGAATTCACACCGGAAAGCATTGCCCGCAAAATCGAAGCAAACCCATTTGCACGCGCTGCAGCCAATAAAAAACCACGCATTTTAACGATTACCCAATCCACTTATGACGGTGTGCTCTACAACGTAGAAACGCTGAAAAATATGTTGGATGGAAAAATTGATACCCTACATTTCGACGAAGCCTGGCTGCCGCATGCCACCTTCCACGACTTCTACAAAAACATGCACGCGATTGGCAAAGATCGTCCACGCGCAAAAGAGTCGATGATTTTCTCAACCCAATCCACGCATAAATTGCTCGCTGGTTTATCCCAAGCATCGCAAGTGCTGGTGCGTGAATCTGAAAAAGTAAAACTCGATCAGGATGCGTTTAACGAAGCTTATTTGATGCACACCTCTACATCACCGCAATACTCGATCATTGCATCGTGCGATATCGCAGCAGCCATGATGGAGGCGCCCGGTGGTCATTCACTCGTTGAAGAATCTATTTTCGAAGCGCTCGATTTCCGCCGCGCCATGAAAAAAGTGGATACAGAATGGGGCCAGGATTGGTGGTTCCAGGTATGGGGGCCGGAAGAGTTTGCTGAGGAAGGTATTGGCGAGCGCGAAGATTGGGTATTGCGCAGCGAAGACAACTGGCACGGCTTCGGAAAATTGGCGCCGGGCTTCAATATGCTCGATCCAATTAAAGCGACCATCGTTAATCCAGGTTTATCTGTAAACGGTGATTTCAGCGAGACGGGCATTCCCGCATCTATAGTTACCAAATATTTGGCAGAGAATGGCGTAATTATCGAGAAGTGCGGTCTTTATTCATTCTTCATTATGTTCACCATCGGCATTACCAAAGGTCGCTGGAATACGTTGGTAGCCGCGCTACAACAATTCAAAGATGATTACGATAAAAACCAACCCATGTGGCGAATCATGCCGGAATTTGCGCAAGCAAATCCGCGTTATGAGCAAATGGGCTTGCGCGATCTTTGCCAGCAAATCCATGATTTCTACAAAGCTTATGATGTTGCGCGCTTGACGACTGAAATGTATTTGAGCGATATGCAGCCAGCAATGAAACCTTCTGATGCATTTGCAAAAATGGCGCACCGCGAAATTGAACGTGTACCGATTGATGAATTGGAAGGTCGTATCACATCAATTTTGTTAACGCCTTATCCACCAGGAATTCCGTTGTTAATTCCTGGCGAACGCTTCAATAAAACCATTGTGGATTATTTGCGTTTTGCGCGTGACTTCAACGAAAAATTCCCGGGCTTTGAAACTGATGTTCACGGCTTGGTGAAACGTGAAGTGGATGGCAAGCGCGGTTACTTTGTTGATTGTGTTAAGCAATAA
- a CDS encoding type II CAAX endopeptidase family protein: MLLNKKLIVFTLVTYLVSWACWLPIINALPADVFKSSANVLLLFLLGAYAPSLVGITLTYFYERGQGLKALFKRAFSVRVGAAPFLAAIVTGPILYTVATIFYVAFGGDVGAVNYGLLPWIPVVFVVPVVFGPLAEEFGWRGFALPQLDHKNKVVAASLIVGLIWALWHAPLFWAATGTAISGFPVAASSIALFFGMVIGASFLHTWLFNRANGSVFIAIMLHLSMNACGTITNMLFPEMSLEQKFDLYEYFVLAIWLLVVAVGLLKLKSRNNVLKSAAI, encoded by the coding sequence ATGTTGCTAAATAAAAAATTAATTGTGTTTACTCTGGTTACCTATCTTGTCTCCTGGGCATGTTGGTTGCCTATCATCAACGCTCTTCCAGCAGATGTTTTTAAATCATCGGCCAATGTTTTGTTGTTGTTCCTGTTGGGTGCCTATGCCCCAAGCCTTGTGGGTATCACCTTGACTTATTTTTATGAGCGGGGCCAAGGCCTGAAAGCCTTATTCAAGCGAGCTTTTTCCGTGAGGGTAGGTGCGGCTCCATTCTTGGCTGCCATAGTGACAGGGCCAATTTTGTACACAGTGGCGACGATTTTTTACGTAGCATTTGGCGGTGATGTTGGTGCGGTTAATTACGGTTTGCTACCTTGGATTCCTGTCGTGTTTGTGGTGCCTGTTGTCTTTGGGCCCTTGGCTGAGGAATTTGGTTGGAGAGGTTTCGCGCTGCCCCAACTCGATCACAAAAATAAAGTAGTGGCTGCCAGTTTGATTGTGGGATTGATATGGGCACTGTGGCATGCGCCTTTGTTCTGGGCGGCAACAGGCACTGCAATTAGCGGCTTCCCTGTTGCAGCCAGTTCGATTGCGCTTTTCTTTGGAATGGTAATTGGTGCGAGCTTTCTTCATACCTGGTTGTTTAACCGTGCTAATGGCAGCGTATTTATCGCAATCATGTTGCACTTGAGTATGAATGCTTGTGGGACTATCACCAACATGTTATTTCCTGAGATGAGCCTGGAACAAAAGTTTGATTTGTACGAATATTTTGTTCTGGCGATTTGGTTGTTGGTGGTGGCAGTGGGTCTGTTGAAATTAAAATCCAGGAACAATGTACTTAAATCTGCTGCGATTTAA
- a CDS encoding ExbD/TolR family protein translates to MKKSMRAKRMAKHRQRLNLVPKLNLVPLIDCFTLLIFFLLINYSADVEVLHSDKSIKLPASISETAPGETIVITVSATDIIVSGRKVGSINEMMANTAPKFEPLETELKFLASKAAPVTEKEKLEGRPITILGDRAIPYEQLKKIMATCVAADYRNIALAVSHRDASNKVLGTGGNAVNGG, encoded by the coding sequence ATGAAAAAATCCATGCGCGCAAAACGTATGGCAAAACATCGCCAGCGTTTAAATCTTGTACCCAAATTAAATTTGGTGCCTTTGATCGACTGTTTTACTTTATTGATATTTTTCTTATTGATTAATTACTCTGCTGATGTGGAAGTTCTACATTCAGATAAGTCCATTAAATTACCTGCATCTATTTCGGAGACCGCACCAGGTGAAACCATTGTTATCACCGTAAGCGCTACCGATATTATTGTTTCAGGCCGGAAGGTGGGCAGCATCAATGAAATGATGGCGAATACCGCGCCTAAATTTGAACCTCTGGAAACAGAACTTAAATTTTTAGCGAGCAAAGCTGCGCCTGTTACAGAAAAGGAAAAACTCGAAGGTCGCCCAATTACCATCTTGGGTGACAGAGCAATTCCTTATGAACAGCTGAAAAAAATAATGGCCACTTGTGTTGCGGCAGATTATCGCAATATTGCCTTAGCCGTTTCCCACAGGGATGCCAGCAACAAAGTTTTGGGCACGGGCGGCAACGCTGTGAACGGAGGTTGA
- a CDS encoding MotA/TolQ/ExbB proton channel family protein, producing MATVIRFFQDGGIFMFPIGLILIVGTAIVIERFIFLSNAKKMNRDAFDRILAMLQKKDYQGALNVGKSSEAPVAKIISAGLQRMAQSSRREDIELAMEEGVMEAVPRLERRTGYLATLANVATLLGLLGTIAGLSEAFGAVSNADPSEKAALLSASIAVAMNATAFGLFTAIPLLLSHSFIQSRTLEIVDSLEMAGVKCMNILTHAQDLMAKQRAETNSPK from the coding sequence ATGGCAACGGTTATTCGTTTCTTTCAAGACGGAGGCATTTTTATGTTTCCAATTGGATTGATTCTTATCGTAGGTACGGCAATCGTAATCGAAAGATTCATTTTTTTAAGTAATGCAAAAAAAATGAATCGCGATGCGTTCGATCGAATTTTAGCAATGTTGCAAAAAAAGGATTACCAGGGCGCGCTTAATGTCGGTAAATCTTCTGAAGCACCTGTTGCCAAAATTATCAGCGCAGGTTTGCAGCGTATGGCGCAATCCAGTCGTCGTGAAGATATTGAATTAGCAATGGAAGAAGGTGTAATGGAAGCTGTGCCTCGCCTGGAGCGCCGCACAGGTTATTTAGCAACCTTGGCTAACGTTGCGACCCTGCTGGGCTTGTTGGGAACCATTGCGGGTTTGAGTGAGGCCTTCGGTGCAGTGTCTAATGCCGACCCGTCAGAAAAAGCAGCGCTCTTATCTGCGAGTATTGCAGTTGCCATGAATGCAACAGCCTTCGGTTTGTTTACCGCAATTCCTTTATTGTTAAGCCACTCCTTTATTCAAAGCCGTACTTTGGAAATTGTTGATAGTTTAGAAATGGCCGGCGTGAAATGTATGAACATTTTGACCCATGCGCAAGATTTGATGGCTAAACAACGTGCTGAAACAAACTCACCCAAATAA
- a CDS encoding AgmX/PglI C-terminal domain-containing protein, giving the protein MTTYIISTMQLPWSFADDDARFKKILLVAMVIFLVVAIPVTITKLPELTRKEKADLPPQLARVMLEKQELPPPKPIEPPKEEKKPEEKKPVEKVAEKKPVTTNTTKPVENAKNIDSKSDVTANAKAQAQAQISTFKDDLMEMREALQTSAVETASATVSNGAGQATQVDRSMINSGQTKGSGGINVGAYASHDVGGVALSGRETTKVKSDLANAGKKAAGATGSGGGNSDGAGGAARSEEEMRKVMEQYKSSIFSIYNRALRDNAALQGKVKFKMIIDPSGQVVEASIEFSELKDAALEAKLLAKMKSIAFPAANVVRTTFYQTLDFLPQ; this is encoded by the coding sequence ATGACAACATACATTATATCAACCATGCAGTTGCCCTGGTCATTCGCGGATGATGACGCGCGCTTTAAAAAAATCCTGTTGGTTGCAATGGTGATTTTTCTTGTAGTTGCGATTCCGGTTACGATTACTAAATTGCCGGAATTAACGCGTAAGGAAAAAGCGGATTTACCTCCGCAATTGGCTCGCGTCATGTTGGAAAAGCAAGAGCTCCCTCCACCAAAACCTATTGAACCGCCAAAGGAAGAAAAAAAGCCGGAAGAAAAGAAACCTGTGGAAAAAGTTGCTGAAAAAAAACCAGTGACGACCAACACTACTAAACCGGTTGAGAATGCAAAAAATATTGATTCAAAAAGCGATGTAACCGCCAATGCAAAAGCGCAAGCCCAAGCGCAAATTTCCACTTTCAAAGATGATTTGATGGAAATGCGTGAAGCCTTGCAAACCAGCGCGGTAGAAACTGCAAGCGCAACCGTGAGCAATGGCGCGGGCCAGGCAACGCAAGTTGATCGCTCTATGATTAATAGCGGCCAAACCAAAGGCAGTGGCGGCATCAATGTGGGCGCTTATGCTAGCCACGATGTTGGTGGCGTTGCACTTTCCGGCCGTGAAACCACCAAAGTAAAAAGTGATTTGGCTAATGCAGGCAAAAAAGCTGCAGGCGCTACAGGCTCGGGTGGCGGTAATAGCGATGGTGCAGGCGGCGCGGCGCGTAGCGAAGAAGAAATGCGCAAAGTGATGGAGCAATACAAAAGTTCCATCTTTTCAATTTACAACCGCGCTTTACGCGATAACGCTGCGCTACAAGGAAAAGTTAAATTCAAAATGATTATCGATCCGTCAGGCCAAGTGGTGGAAGCAAGCATCGAGTTTAGCGAGTTAAAAGATGCAGCTTTAGAGGCAAAACTTTTAGCTAAGATGAAATCAATCGCTTTCCCTGCCGCAAATGTTGTGCGAACAACTTTCTATCAAACATTGGATTTTTTGCCGCAGTAG
- a CDS encoding tetratricopeptide repeat protein has translation MKIKNWLVRTSPLLCTSLLLAGCQMFSPDREVGKTLADLPTATMPDAKNTVAVIDNKKIEASYQKALSAAEDPILRQQILARIADFEMARSEQAQLNANDSGHYFDKPIALYRELIALQEKSGQPVKGVELDQLRYKLAKALSMDSRGDEAASALDQLAKTAPASTYMGETQFRRAEKAFADGDYLAAEKHYKSVAEDKSNPLQQNALYMQGWAEFKRADYDLALQSFAKVADQLLTLAKKPEDVSQAVEQLSGAQKNMMEDTFHVMSLSFSYLEGAQSIIDLQKEMGDRVYEHLLYENLGQLYLEKKRYSDSAETYKSFVEHNPLSNFAPEFSIKMISVYEQGNFPSLILPAKQEYVQRYGISSTYWTQRNGVIGVNALNYLHKSLQELAEYEHAQAQELSGTNKSEAKVAFGRAATWYREFVATFPKDPKNPEMTFLLAESLSESGDYPQAISAYEQVAYQYQDKAHGADAGYSIVLLSNEMATGQALAETQKAAWQERKTNYALRFAQGYPADPRAAAVLTQAAQELLAQKRYAEAATVAEEIINLKPPAEAKLQFTAWLVLGHASFDDKNYAGAEKAYWQVLNLLPANAQTPGAPTAQQMRERIAASIYQQAQADLVLSQKDEAIKKLLRISDVAPDTDIAIKGRYDAGVYLIEQQKWSEAEQVYLSFRQQYPKHELTASIPAKMVLIYQNQSKWALAANELSIMERSSNDPNVKRQSLAMGAELYEKSGNKPMAIEQYQRYANEYPRPVAEAMEAEFHLAKLYGELQDTKKRQYWLQRMIDANASAGAQESDRTKYLAASAANEMADAPYKDFASTPLTLPLKQSLQRKRAALDKALKAQEAVLAYGVAEFTTQASYRIGDIYAQLSRDLMKSERPTNLDAAALEQYDLLLEEQAFPFEEKAIQIHQANAQRSTKGIYDQWVKRSFEELAKLLPARYKKPESILEVSNEIQ, from the coding sequence ATGAAAATAAAAAATTGGCTTGTGCGCACATCTCCTTTGCTTTGTACCAGTTTATTGTTGGCCGGCTGCCAAATGTTTAGCCCCGATCGTGAAGTGGGTAAAACATTGGCGGACTTGCCGACAGCAACTATGCCGGACGCAAAAAATACCGTTGCCGTTATAGATAACAAAAAAATAGAAGCCAGCTATCAAAAAGCTTTATCGGCTGCAGAAGATCCGATTCTGCGCCAACAAATTCTTGCGCGCATTGCAGACTTTGAAATGGCTCGCAGCGAACAAGCGCAATTAAACGCTAATGATTCGGGCCACTATTTTGATAAACCTATTGCGCTCTATCGCGAATTAATTGCCCTGCAAGAAAAATCCGGCCAACCGGTAAAAGGTGTTGAGCTTGATCAGTTGCGCTATAAATTAGCCAAAGCACTATCTATGGATAGCCGTGGCGACGAAGCCGCAAGTGCACTTGATCAATTGGCGAAAACTGCCCCAGCGTCTACCTATATGGGCGAAACGCAATTCCGCCGCGCTGAAAAAGCATTTGCAGATGGCGATTATTTAGCGGCAGAAAAACATTACAAAAGCGTGGCGGAAGATAAATCCAATCCTCTGCAACAAAATGCACTTTATATGCAAGGTTGGGCGGAGTTCAAACGTGCCGACTATGATTTGGCCTTACAATCTTTTGCTAAGGTCGCCGATCAGCTGCTGACCCTGGCGAAGAAACCGGAGGATGTTTCCCAAGCGGTTGAGCAATTAAGCGGTGCGCAAAAAAATATGATGGAAGATACTTTCCACGTAATGAGTCTCTCATTTTCGTATTTGGAAGGTGCGCAATCTATTATAGATTTGCAAAAGGAAATGGGTGATCGCGTATACGAACATTTGCTTTACGAAAATTTGGGGCAATTGTATTTAGAGAAAAAGCGTTACAGCGACAGTGCAGAAACTTACAAGAGTTTTGTAGAGCACAATCCACTCAGCAATTTTGCGCCAGAATTTTCAATCAAAATGATCAGCGTATATGAGCAGGGCAACTTCCCCAGTTTGATTTTGCCAGCCAAGCAAGAATATGTTCAGCGCTACGGCATTAGCAGCACTTATTGGACGCAGCGCAACGGCGTAATTGGTGTTAACGCATTAAATTATTTACACAAATCGCTGCAAGAGCTTGCCGAGTATGAACACGCGCAAGCCCAGGAGCTTTCGGGTACTAATAAGTCTGAAGCAAAAGTGGCCTTCGGCCGCGCGGCAACCTGGTACCGCGAATTTGTTGCGACTTTCCCTAAAGATCCCAAAAATCCTGAAATGACATTCTTGCTCGCTGAGTCCTTGAGTGAGTCGGGCGATTATCCTCAGGCGATCAGTGCTTACGAACAAGTAGCTTATCAATATCAGGACAAGGCTCACGGTGCTGACGCAGGTTATTCAATTGTGTTGCTGTCAAATGAAATGGCTACTGGCCAAGCGTTGGCAGAGACGCAAAAAGCTGCCTGGCAAGAGCGCAAAACTAATTACGCGCTACGTTTCGCGCAGGGTTATCCCGCTGATCCGCGTGCCGCTGCAGTTTTAACCCAGGCCGCGCAAGAATTGCTCGCGCAGAAACGTTACGCCGAAGCCGCAACAGTTGCTGAAGAAATTATTAATTTAAAACCGCCAGCAGAAGCTAAATTGCAATTCACTGCATGGTTGGTGTTAGGTCACGCCAGTTTTGATGATAAAAATTATGCAGGTGCAGAAAAAGCTTATTGGCAGGTTTTGAATTTGCTGCCTGCAAATGCACAAACCCCCGGTGCTCCCACTGCGCAACAAATGCGTGAACGAATTGCTGCGAGCATTTACCAGCAAGCGCAAGCTGATTTAGTGTTGAGCCAAAAAGACGAGGCTATTAAAAAGCTGTTACGTATTTCTGATGTTGCACCAGATACCGACATCGCCATTAAAGGTCGTTATGACGCCGGTGTTTATTTAATAGAACAGCAAAAATGGAGTGAGGCGGAACAGGTTTATTTAAGCTTCCGTCAACAATATCCCAAGCACGAACTCACAGCATCTATTCCCGCCAAAATGGTTTTGATTTATCAAAACCAAAGCAAGTGGGCCTTGGCCGCGAATGAATTAAGCATTATGGAACGCAGCAGTAATGATCCCAATGTGAAGCGCCAGTCGCTCGCCATGGGTGCTGAGCTTTACGAAAAATCTGGCAACAAGCCAATGGCTATCGAGCAATATCAGCGTTACGCCAACGAATATCCGCGTCCGGTTGCGGAGGCCATGGAGGCAGAATTTCATTTGGCGAAACTTTACGGTGAATTGCAGGATACAAAAAAACGCCAGTATTGGTTGCAGCGCATGATTGATGCAAATGCATCTGCTGGCGCGCAAGAAAGTGATCGTACTAAATATCTGGCGGCATCAGCTGCGAATGAAATGGCTGATGCTCCCTATAAAGATTTTGCCAGCACGCCACTCACCTTGCCGTTAAAACAAAGTTTGCAGCGTAAACGTGCAGCATTGGATAAGGCACTCAAAGCACAAGAAGCCGTCCTTGCTTACGGCGTGGCTGAGTTTACGACGCAGGCCAGTTACCGTATTGGTGATATTTATGCGCAATTAAGTCGCGATCTCATGAAATCAGAGCGCCCAACAAATCTGGATGCAGCTGCTTTAGAGCAATATGATTTGTTGTTGGAAGAACAAGCCTTCCCCTTTGAAGAAAAAGCCATTCAAATTCATCAGGCCAACGCCCAGCGTAGTACCAAAGGAATTTACGATCAGTGGGTGAAGCGCAGTTTTGAAGAATTGGCAAAACTTTTACCGGCTCGTTATAAAAAGCCCGAATCAATTTTGGAGGTGAGCAATGAAATTCAATAA
- a CDS encoding biopolymer transporter ExbD has protein sequence MRRLAKRNGEHADVDVTAFINLVVVLVPVLLMGMVLSHITVLDLKLPDIPAASTEQQEPPPAQLELIIRPDYFDINYPAGIRLKRIEKTASGKYDYENLTLYLQEIKRQLGDKGIQKRDIYLLSEKNTDYQTLVTVMDTVRSYRTVVATSVVNAELFPEVSLGDAPPPGEQTQAVSSDQGAQP, from the coding sequence ATGCGCCGATTAGCTAAAAGAAATGGCGAACACGCAGATGTGGACGTTACAGCCTTTATCAACTTGGTTGTGGTGTTGGTGCCCGTTCTCTTGATGGGAATGGTGCTGTCGCACATCACAGTGCTGGATTTAAAATTGCCGGATATTCCCGCTGCCAGCACCGAGCAGCAAGAGCCGCCGCCTGCGCAGCTTGAGCTGATTATTCGTCCGGATTATTTTGATATTAATTATCCCGCCGGTATACGCTTGAAGCGTATCGAGAAAACCGCGAGTGGCAAATATGATTACGAAAACCTGACACTGTATTTACAAGAAATTAAACGTCAGCTGGGTGATAAAGGCATCCAGAAACGCGATATTTATTTGCTCTCGGAAAAAAATACGGATTACCAAACCTTGGTAACCGTGATGGATACGGTGCGCTCCTACCGTACCGTAGTTGCGACATCTGTTGTGAATGCAGAGCTTTTCCCCGAAGTATCTTTAGGTGATGCCCCACCGCCAGGCGAGCAGACACAAGCTGTTTCCAGTGATCAAGGAGCGCAGCCATGA